A portion of the Mesobacillus boroniphilus genome contains these proteins:
- a CDS encoding ABC transporter substrate-binding protein, which translates to MKAKKLFPAVLSLGLLIGGGLAGCSSSDDKTSGEGGKDGDKVTVDIFQFKVEFKDQFEDIAKAYEEANEGVDINITTVGGGEDYGAALKSKFASGNEPTIYNVGGPQDVADWEDKLADLSDTDAAKAALSGTLEGVTKDDKVLGLPYNQEGYGFIYNKAIFEKAGIDPKSITSYSALEEAVKTLDSKKKDLGLTSVFALPAKETWVTGLHLSNVFLAPEFDQNVINAFESKEVTFEHGDAFKKVLDLQNKYSDQPTVSLDYAKQVEELFSTGKAAIIQQGNWVSGSIAGIDEELANSGVGILPIPVEGYKEDSIPVGVPMYWAVNSNKDEKEVAAAKEFLDWLYTSEEGKTAVIEDFKFIPAYEGYDASKISDPLAKEIYEYSSAGKTLAWTFMGYPTGWGQEKLGINIQKYVSGEMTWDELVEESTKAWAEARK; encoded by the coding sequence ATGAAAGCAAAAAAGCTATTTCCAGCAGTTCTTTCCCTTGGACTTTTGATTGGCGGAGGTCTTGCAGGATGTTCATCAAGCGATGACAAGACTTCTGGCGAAGGCGGAAAAGATGGAGACAAAGTAACCGTTGACATTTTCCAATTCAAGGTTGAATTCAAAGATCAATTCGAAGACATTGCAAAAGCTTATGAAGAAGCAAATGAAGGTGTTGACATCAACATCACAACTGTCGGCGGTGGCGAAGATTACGGCGCAGCACTTAAATCTAAGTTCGCTTCTGGCAATGAACCTACTATTTATAACGTTGGCGGACCTCAGGACGTTGCAGACTGGGAAGATAAGCTTGCAGACCTTTCCGACACAGATGCTGCTAAAGCTGCACTTAGCGGGACTCTTGAAGGCGTAACAAAAGACGACAAAGTACTAGGACTTCCATACAACCAGGAAGGCTATGGCTTCATCTATAACAAAGCAATCTTTGAAAAAGCAGGAATCGATCCAAAGAGCATCACTAGCTACAGCGCTCTAGAAGAAGCTGTTAAGACACTTGACAGCAAGAAGAAAGACCTTGGTCTTACATCTGTATTTGCTCTTCCTGCAAAAGAAACTTGGGTAACAGGACTTCACCTTTCAAACGTGTTCCTTGCACCTGAATTTGATCAGAACGTAATCAACGCTTTCGAATCGAAGGAAGTTACTTTTGAACACGGTGATGCATTCAAGAAGGTTCTTGACCTGCAGAACAAATACTCTGATCAGCCTACTGTAAGCCTTGACTATGCTAAGCAAGTTGAAGAGTTGTTCTCAACTGGCAAAGCAGCAATCATCCAGCAAGGTAACTGGGTATCAGGTTCAATCGCTGGTATCGACGAAGAGCTGGCTAACAGCGGCGTAGGAATCCTTCCTATCCCAGTTGAAGGCTACAAAGAAGATTCAATCCCAGTTGGCGTACCAATGTACTGGGCTGTAAACAGCAACAAGGACGAAAAAGAAGTAGCAGCAGCTAAGGAATTCCTAGACTGGTTATATACTTCTGAAGAAGGTAAAACAGCCGTAATCGAAGATTTCAAATTCATTCCTGCTTATGAAGGATATGACGCTAGCAAGATCTCTGATCCACTTGCAAAAGAAATCTATGAATATTCTTCAGCTGGCAAAACATTGGCTTGGACTTTCATGGGTTACCCAACTGGATGGGGCCAAGAAAAGCTTGGAATCAACATCCAGAAATATGTGAGCGGCGAAATGACATGGGACGAATTAGTAGAAGAGTCTACCAAGGCATGGGCAGAAGCTCGTAAGTAA
- a CDS encoding ABC transporter ATP-binding protein, with the protein MISVSGLTQSYGNKEILNNISLSIEKNEVCALVGRNGAGKSTFINSLLGLIPIKKGEILVNGKTRKSNKRWKNEIAYLPEKFMLYPSLTGYENIVFFAQAGTGKADPKKIEQILNSVGLWEDRSRAIKGYSKGMLQRLGLAITLYQDSDILILDEPTSGIDPMGRKEILEVLRSLSGKTILLSSHHLDEIKQICTHVAFLENGKMTKYTVDDFLTIQELGGMEK; encoded by the coding sequence ATGATCAGCGTTTCTGGCTTGACACAATCATATGGGAATAAAGAAATCCTAAATAATATCAGTCTATCAATCGAGAAAAATGAAGTTTGTGCCCTTGTAGGCAGGAACGGAGCTGGAAAATCTACTTTCATCAACAGTTTGCTGGGGCTGATCCCCATCAAGAAAGGCGAAATCCTGGTAAATGGCAAGACTCGTAAAAGTAATAAACGCTGGAAAAATGAGATTGCCTACTTGCCGGAAAAGTTTATGCTATATCCCTCTTTGACGGGTTATGAAAATATCGTATTCTTTGCACAGGCAGGAACCGGTAAGGCTGATCCTAAAAAAATAGAGCAAATTTTAAATTCTGTCGGGCTTTGGGAAGACCGCAGCAGAGCCATTAAGGGCTATTCCAAAGGGATGCTCCAGAGGCTGGGGCTTGCCATCACACTGTATCAGGATTCCGATATCTTGATTCTAGATGAACCTACAAGCGGAATTGATCCAATGGGACGCAAGGAAATTTTAGAGGTCCTTCGTTCCTTGTCAGGCAAAACTATCCTGCTCTCTTCCCATCATCTAGATGAGATCAAGCAAATTTGTACGCATGTAGCATTTTTAGAAAACGGAAAAATGACTAAATACACAGTTGATGATTTTTTGACCATTCAGGAATTAGGGGGCATGGAGAAATGA
- a CDS encoding ABC transporter ATP-binding protein, producing the protein MIVSIKNVGKRYGKNDVLKDINLEIESGEIFGLLGPSGAGKTTLVRQLVGLEMASEGENYLFGEKMPSLKLIERIGYMAQSDALYSELSAKENLEFFASLFGLKGTHRNKRILEVMQLVDLSNHLNKLVTNYSGGMKRRLSLAAALLHEPELLILDEPTVGIDPVLRQSIWSGFYDLKAQGKTLIVTTHVMDEAEKCDRLGLIRDGRLIAVGTPAELKEKTGSSSVEEAFLAYGGVHHEN; encoded by the coding sequence ATGATCGTTTCAATAAAAAATGTCGGTAAACGCTACGGCAAGAATGACGTTTTAAAAGATATCAATCTAGAAATTGAAAGCGGTGAAATCTTCGGCCTGCTTGGTCCGTCGGGAGCAGGAAAAACCACTCTTGTAAGGCAGCTTGTCGGACTAGAAATGGCGAGCGAAGGAGAAAATTACCTCTTTGGCGAAAAGATGCCCTCCTTAAAGTTGATTGAAAGGATTGGCTACATGGCGCAATCGGACGCACTTTATTCTGAGTTATCCGCTAAGGAAAATCTTGAATTCTTTGCTTCCTTGTTCGGCCTGAAGGGTACGCATCGCAACAAACGCATTTTAGAAGTGATGCAGCTTGTCGATTTATCTAATCATCTAAACAAACTGGTAACCAATTATTCTGGCGGCATGAAACGCCGTTTATCATTGGCTGCGGCCTTGCTGCATGAGCCAGAACTGTTGATTCTCGATGAGCCGACTGTCGGCATTGATCCTGTTTTGCGTCAAAGCATCTGGTCGGGTTTCTATGATTTGAAAGCACAAGGAAAAACGCTGATCGTTACAACACATGTCATGGACGAAGCAGAAAAATGCGACAGGCTGGGACTGATTCGCGATGGTCGTCTGATCGCGGTAGGCACTCCTGCAGAATTGAAGGAAAAGACCGGTTCTTCCAGTGTCGAGGAAGCATTTTTGGCCTATGGAGGTGTTCATCATGAGAATTAG
- a CDS encoding LacI family DNA-binding transcriptional regulator, producing MAVTIKDVAKAAGVSPSTVSRVIGDHPHINEETKKRVRKVMDKLGYHPNYQARSLVVKSTETIGIVMPNSATQALQNPFFPEVIRGISMKAHEHQFGVYLTTGITDEEIFQQVVSMVQGRRVDGIILLYSKTDDKIMNYLLERKFPFTVIGRPSMNAERITYVDNDNIYITKQVTDYLIKLGHKKIAFVGVNIEYVFTIDRLEGFKQALHEAGIPYDENYIIHEQCLKSEGKEGITRFLSSHEPPTALVVADDFTAIELMSYSEELNIKVPEEISMISFNDVPLAEHMKPQLTSVNIDIFQLGFEAANCLIEIIKNPGALPKRVTIPARMVERKSCSPIHK from the coding sequence ATGGCAGTCACTATCAAAGATGTAGCTAAGGCAGCCGGTGTGTCACCTTCGACCGTTTCAAGGGTGATCGGGGATCATCCTCATATAAATGAAGAAACGAAGAAGCGTGTGCGAAAAGTAATGGATAAACTGGGGTATCACCCTAACTACCAGGCTCGTAGCCTCGTGGTAAAAAGTACGGAAACAATCGGTATAGTAATGCCGAACTCAGCTACCCAGGCATTGCAAAACCCGTTTTTCCCCGAAGTCATCAGGGGAATTAGCATGAAAGCCCATGAACATCAATTTGGGGTATATTTAACGACTGGCATCACGGATGAGGAAATTTTCCAGCAGGTCGTTTCGATGGTGCAGGGACGTAGAGTTGACGGCATCATCCTCTTGTATTCGAAAACGGATGATAAGATCATGAATTACTTGCTGGAGCGTAAGTTTCCGTTTACTGTCATAGGCCGCCCGAGCATGAACGCTGAGCGAATAACTTATGTCGACAATGACAATATTTACATCACCAAACAGGTTACCGACTATTTGATCAAGCTTGGCCATAAAAAAATCGCATTTGTAGGCGTAAATATAGAATATGTCTTTACGATCGATCGGCTCGAGGGATTCAAACAAGCCCTACATGAAGCCGGCATCCCATATGACGAAAATTATATTATCCATGAGCAATGCTTAAAGTCTGAAGGAAAAGAAGGCATCACGAGGTTCCTTTCCTCCCATGAGCCGCCTACTGCCCTGGTAGTGGCAGATGATTTTACCGCTATCGAGCTTATGAGTTATTCCGAGGAACTGAATATCAAGGTGCCTGAGGAAATCTCGATGATAAGCTTCAATGATGTACCGCTTGCGGAGCATATGAAGCCACAGCTGACTTCTGTTAATATCGACATCTTCCAGTTAGGTTTCGAAGCGGCTAACTGTTTAATAGAAATCATTAAAAATCCAGGTGCGCTGCCAAAAAGAGTTACGATCCCGGCAAGGATGGTCGAGCGAAAATCATGCAGTCCGATTCATAAGTAA
- a CDS encoding FixH family protein has product MRKLFVSLFILLATQLAGCSQEPDWNVKVTNEPVFANGKESDFEIEVTENGNAVKDLNIVAEFAMSSMDHGTIDVELEELSDGIYSGSAEFSMAGEWEAVFTLENDGSKQEEVVKLNVKKAEGVASINGEWITDEDLKFYQFINKLHIEINREADRKRYSGEKLDEALVYWDNQEKLNEDKNQLLTQIIRLRAMAMLGLEKGHKATEQEVKDAIENVRSQYDHSEVAQKLIGDYGSEKFWNIQKQQYTRIVLTQKVQNDLIETVKKENPKAGEQEILFTAEKKYEELLVSQVNSLKIKIM; this is encoded by the coding sequence ATGAGAAAATTATTCGTATCACTATTCATATTGCTAGCAACACAGTTAGCAGGCTGCAGTCAGGAGCCCGATTGGAATGTAAAAGTCACCAATGAACCAGTTTTTGCAAATGGCAAAGAATCTGACTTTGAAATTGAAGTGACGGAAAACGGCAATGCTGTAAAGGATCTCAATATTGTAGCTGAGTTTGCGATGTCCAGTATGGACCATGGAACGATTGATGTCGAGCTAGAAGAACTGTCTGATGGAATTTATTCTGGAAGTGCTGAATTTTCAATGGCGGGAGAATGGGAAGCAGTATTTACACTCGAAAATGATGGGTCAAAGCAAGAAGAAGTCGTTAAACTGAATGTTAAAAAAGCTGAGGGTGTTGCCTCCATCAATGGTGAATGGATTACAGACGAAGACCTTAAGTTTTATCAATTCATCAATAAACTCCATATTGAAATCAACCGCGAAGCAGACAGAAAGAGATATTCCGGTGAAAAACTAGATGAAGCGCTTGTATATTGGGATAACCAGGAGAAGCTGAATGAGGACAAAAATCAGTTATTGACGCAAATAATCAGGCTTAGGGCAATGGCTATGCTTGGGCTTGAGAAAGGCCACAAGGCAACTGAGCAAGAAGTGAAAGACGCAATTGAAAATGTCCGCAGCCAATACGACCATTCAGAAGTGGCCCAAAAGCTCATTGGTGATTATGGATCAGAAAAATTTTGGAACATTCAGAAGCAGCAATATACACGGATTGTTCTAACTCAAAAGGTCCAGAACGATTTAATCGAAACAGTGAAAAAGGAAAACCCGAAAGCAGGCGAACAGGAAATACTCTTCACTGCTGAAAAGAAATATGAAGAACTGCTGGTAAGCCAGGTAAACTCTTTGAAGATTAAGATTATGTAA
- a CDS encoding TetR/AcrR family transcriptional regulator yields the protein MSDHDLKIDELMDGEELTEKQKKIIISAIESFAEKGYSATSTSEIAKKAGVAEGTIFRHYKTKKDLLLAIVAPVMAKFVAPFIIKDLNKVLHQDYEHFEDFLSAMLKNRRDFLVKNLATVKILVQEIPLHPELKELFKEHIALKVYERFEKIVEHYQANGQIIEIPAYSVVRMTFTSIFGYLIARYMLLPEAEWDDEAEAERTIQFIMHGLAGPNSSKN from the coding sequence ATGAGTGATCATGATTTAAAAATTGACGAGTTAATGGACGGAGAAGAGCTGACTGAAAAGCAGAAGAAAATTATCATATCTGCGATCGAGTCCTTTGCGGAAAAAGGATATTCCGCCACTTCAACCAGCGAAATCGCAAAAAAAGCCGGCGTTGCAGAAGGTACGATTTTCAGACACTATAAAACGAAAAAGGATTTGCTGCTGGCGATTGTCGCTCCAGTGATGGCGAAGTTTGTGGCACCTTTTATCATAAAAGATCTTAATAAGGTTCTTCATCAGGATTATGAGCATTTCGAAGATTTCTTATCTGCCATGCTGAAGAACCGCCGTGATTTCCTTGTTAAAAATCTTGCTACCGTTAAAATCCTGGTGCAGGAAATTCCGTTACACCCTGAATTGAAGGAATTATTTAAGGAACATATCGCATTAAAAGTATATGAACGTTTCGAGAAAATCGTCGAGCATTATCAGGCAAATGGCCAAATCATTGAGATTCCAGCCTACAGTGTCGTAAGAATGACGTTTACATCCATCTTTGGCTATTTGATTGCACGATATATGCTCCTGCCGGAAGCAGAGTGGGACGATGAAGCAGAAGCAGAGCGGACGATCCAATTCATCATGCATGGATTGGCAGGGCCGAATAGCAGCAAAAATTAA
- a CDS encoding Cof-type HAD-IIB family hydrolase: MIKCIATDMDGTLLTATQQITAENREAIIKAKEQGVEVVVATGRSFQEARFVLEESGLKLPMICVNGAEVRSENGEVVSSSPLNKAEARQAALRLVENGVYFEVYTNKGTFTEDEDMAITIIVDIFSTANPEVPIEKIAEAAEERMHKGLITKIEHYDRLFEDDQYEIYKLLAFSLDDDKLEAARSGLKEISGLAVSSSGRENIEITSLDAQKGIALEKFVASRGISLQETMALGDNFNDVSMLKKVGKPVAMGNAAEEIKQLCGEVTLSNEESGVGKAIIKVLVD, encoded by the coding sequence ATGATTAAGTGTATTGCAACTGATATGGATGGGACTTTATTGACTGCTACCCAGCAGATTACTGCAGAGAATAGGGAAGCGATTATAAAAGCAAAAGAGCAGGGAGTCGAAGTCGTCGTCGCAACCGGGCGCTCCTTCCAAGAAGCAAGATTCGTTCTTGAGGAATCAGGGCTTAAACTGCCCATGATTTGTGTGAATGGAGCCGAGGTTCGTTCAGAAAATGGGGAAGTTGTTTCTTCAAGTCCTTTGAACAAGGCGGAGGCCCGGCAGGCAGCACTAAGACTTGTTGAAAACGGCGTGTATTTCGAGGTTTACACAAACAAAGGTACCTTTACTGAAGATGAGGATATGGCGATTACGATCATCGTGGATATTTTTTCAACCGCAAACCCTGAAGTGCCGATTGAAAAAATCGCTGAGGCTGCTGAGGAAAGAATGCATAAGGGGCTAATAACGAAGATAGAACATTATGACCGATTATTCGAGGACGACCAATATGAAATTTACAAGCTGCTTGCTTTTTCGCTGGATGATGACAAGCTTGAGGCTGCCAGGTCTGGTTTAAAAGAAATCTCTGGACTTGCGGTCAGTTCATCCGGCCGTGAGAATATTGAAATCACAAGTCTCGACGCCCAAAAAGGAATAGCGCTAGAAAAGTTCGTAGCATCGAGAGGGATCAGCCTGCAGGAAACGATGGCGCTTGGTGACAATTTCAATGATGTATCGATGCTGAAAAAAGTCGGCAAACCAGTCGCGATGGGCAATGCAGCTGAGGAAATTAAACAGCTATGCGGTGAAGTGACATTGTCGAATGAAGAAAGCGGCGTAGGAAAAGCGATCATAAAGGTGTTGGTAGATTGA
- a CDS encoding PQQ-dependent sugar dehydrogenase translates to MKRFLYLLLAMPMVMAGCSSGGDEIKPAGEVNQNSEDEEAIAQADQLEVVAENLEVPWSINKSGETFYLSERPGSIVKVEGDTTERQKVSFKKELSQAAEAGFLGFVPAPDFEQSNKAFAYYTYENGTGQFNRIVELTLNNDEWVEGKLLLDKIPSGRFHHGGRLKIGPDGKLYATAGDAATNPEIAQDLSSLGGKILRMNLDGSVPADNPFEDSYVYSYGHRNSQGLTWSQDGTLYASEHGPSAHDEINLIEAGKNYGWPVITGDDTKQGMETPIFHSGSDTWAPSGMAVHEGKLYVATLRGNALREFDLTAKTTREVVTGLGRIRDVIVEGDDLYFISNNTDGRGTPGEGDDKLYRVKLQDVR, encoded by the coding sequence ATGAAAAGATTCTTGTATTTGCTGTTGGCAATGCCGATGGTGATGGCAGGCTGTTCAAGCGGCGGTGATGAAATAAAGCCTGCAGGAGAAGTGAATCAAAATTCAGAAGACGAAGAAGCGATTGCCCAGGCCGACCAGCTTGAAGTTGTTGCAGAAAATCTGGAAGTGCCGTGGTCAATCAATAAAAGCGGCGAGACATTCTACTTAAGCGAACGACCGGGTTCCATTGTAAAAGTGGAGGGTGACACAACTGAGCGACAGAAGGTTTCTTTTAAAAAGGAATTGTCCCAGGCAGCAGAAGCCGGCTTTCTTGGCTTCGTCCCCGCCCCTGATTTCGAGCAGTCCAACAAGGCATTCGCTTATTATACATACGAGAATGGCACCGGCCAGTTCAATAGAATTGTCGAACTGACCTTGAACAATGATGAATGGGTGGAAGGCAAGCTGTTGCTTGATAAAATACCGAGCGGACGATTCCATCACGGCGGCAGGTTGAAAATCGGACCAGACGGAAAGCTTTATGCAACAGCAGGTGATGCGGCAACCAATCCCGAAATCGCTCAGGATTTAAGTTCGCTCGGCGGCAAAATCCTGCGAATGAATCTTGATGGGTCTGTTCCAGCGGATAATCCATTTGAGGACTCCTATGTATACAGCTATGGCCATCGGAATTCACAGGGATTGACCTGGTCGCAGGATGGAACTCTTTATGCCAGCGAGCACGGCCCATCTGCGCATGATGAAATCAATTTGATTGAAGCAGGTAAAAACTATGGGTGGCCCGTGATTACGGGTGACGACACGAAGCAGGGCATGGAAACACCAATTTTTCACTCTGGAAGTGATACATGGGCACCCTCCGGAATGGCGGTGCATGAAGGGAAGTTGTATGTCGCGACATTGAGAGGCAATGCATTGCGTGAGTTCGACCTTACTGCGAAAACAACAAGAGAAGTAGTCACCGGATTAGGACGAATCCGCGATGTCATCGTGGAAGGTGATGATCTGTATTTCATCAGCAATAATACAGACGGCCGAGGCACTCCAGGTGAAGGTGATGACAAACTTTACCGTGTAAAACTGCAGGATGTTCGTTAA
- a CDS encoding carbohydrate ABC transporter permease, which produces MRNRNLWYWLFLAPALTALAMVVLLPLAYGVYYSFTDWNGIKTPSFVGLEHYKALFYEEEFRNALWFTTKFTIVSVFLINFFGLSLALLVTQKFRTNNILRTIFFMPNLIGGLILGFIWQFIFTKVFASVGELIGVEALEGWLSTETTGFWAMAILMSWQMAGYIMVIYISFLEGVPQELLEAAEIDGANSFQRFYHVTFPLVMPAFTVSLFLTLSNSFKLYDQNLSLTGGGPYNSTQMVAMEIFKTAFVENAMAFAQAKAVIFFLIVAAISLTQVYINKKREVEM; this is translated from the coding sequence ATGCGCAACCGAAATCTCTGGTACTGGCTTTTTCTTGCTCCAGCATTGACCGCCTTGGCAATGGTTGTACTTCTGCCGCTGGCTTATGGCGTCTATTACTCATTTACAGACTGGAACGGGATTAAGACCCCATCATTTGTAGGCCTTGAACATTATAAAGCGCTTTTTTATGAGGAAGAATTTAGAAATGCGTTGTGGTTCACAACAAAATTCACTATTGTTTCTGTGTTCCTGATCAATTTCTTTGGCCTTTCACTTGCATTGCTTGTAACGCAAAAATTCAGAACGAATAATATTCTGAGAACGATTTTCTTCATGCCTAACCTGATCGGCGGACTGATCTTAGGTTTCATCTGGCAATTCATTTTTACAAAGGTATTCGCGAGCGTCGGAGAACTGATTGGCGTCGAAGCTTTAGAGGGATGGCTGTCCACTGAGACGACAGGCTTCTGGGCAATGGCGATCTTGATGAGTTGGCAGATGGCTGGTTACATCATGGTAATCTACATTTCATTCCTGGAAGGAGTGCCGCAGGAATTGCTTGAAGCAGCAGAAATTGACGGAGCAAACAGCTTCCAGCGTTTTTATCACGTGACCTTCCCGCTGGTCATGCCTGCATTCACAGTCAGCTTGTTCCTGACACTCTCAAACTCATTCAAGCTTTATGACCAAAACCTGTCGCTCACTGGCGGTGGACCATACAATTCCACACAAATGGTCGCAATGGAGATTTTCAAAACGGCATTTGTGGAAAACGCGATGGCATTCGCACAGGCAAAGGCGGTCATTTTCTTCCTGATTGTTGCGGCTATTTCGCTTACACAGGTTTATATTAATAAAAAACGGGAGGTCGAGATGTAA
- a CDS encoding ABC transporter permease: protein MRIRALVIRIIRQFLRDKRTLAMMLVAPLLILTMLHLVFNGENYIPKIGLVDAPDAVIEKLDIDDAKITEYDSVKSAKEDALAHEIDGYVVFEGRMLDKIVLEGSDPSVNGAVMKWIQQATKTLIPDQGLTDPNVDYLHGSEDMGQFDYFGPVLLGFFAFFFVFLISGISFLRERTSGTLEKLLSSPLRKWEIVVGYILGFGLFTMLQATLIAWYAIYVLGMLMEGSFIYVLLITLMLSMTALTLGTLLSAFANNEFQMIQFIRIIIVPQFFFSGLINLDTISDWLSWLGPITPLYYAAEALRDIMVRGYGWDAIYGNILMLAGFSVLFMFLNILALRKHRAV from the coding sequence ATGAGAATTAGAGCTTTAGTGATCAGGATTATCCGCCAATTCCTAAGGGACAAAAGGACACTTGCAATGATGCTCGTGGCCCCGCTCCTTATCCTGACGATGCTCCATCTTGTTTTTAACGGAGAAAACTATATTCCGAAGATTGGTTTGGTCGATGCACCTGACGCAGTTATAGAGAAACTCGATATAGATGATGCAAAAATAACAGAATATGATTCTGTAAAAAGCGCTAAAGAGGATGCGCTGGCCCATGAAATTGATGGGTATGTCGTGTTTGAAGGCCGTATGCTGGATAAAATCGTACTTGAAGGAAGCGACCCATCTGTTAACGGTGCTGTTATGAAATGGATCCAGCAGGCAACTAAAACACTGATTCCTGATCAGGGACTAACAGATCCGAATGTGGATTATCTGCACGGATCGGAGGATATGGGACAGTTTGATTATTTCGGTCCGGTATTACTGGGATTCTTCGCCTTCTTCTTTGTGTTCCTCATTTCTGGGATTTCCTTTTTAAGGGAAAGAACAAGCGGCACGCTTGAAAAATTGCTTTCGAGCCCATTAAGGAAATGGGAAATCGTCGTCGGCTATATCCTTGGATTCGGACTCTTCACCATGCTGCAGGCTACATTGATTGCATGGTACGCGATTTATGTCCTCGGAATGCTGATGGAAGGTTCCTTTATTTATGTATTATTGATTACCTTAATGCTGTCGATGACGGCGCTGACGCTCGGCACTCTGCTGTCCGCATTTGCGAATAATGAATTCCAGATGATCCAGTTCATCCGGATCATCATCGTGCCGCAGTTCTTCTTCTCTGGTCTGATCAATCTCGATACGATTTCTGATTGGCTGAGCTGGCTTGGTCCGATAACACCGCTCTATTATGCCGCAGAAGCATTGCGTGATATTATGGTGAGAGGATACGGATGGGATGCCATCTATGGGAATATTTTGATGCTGGCCGGATTTTCCGTCTTATTCATGTTCCTGAATATTTTGGCTTTGCGGAAACACCGCGCAGTTTAA
- a CDS encoding carbohydrate ABC transporter permease, translating to MKKKKQSRIILEILGIILALIWLSPFYLMIVNSFKTKREMFEDTLKLPNVFSFENYTVAFERLDFLKTLFNSVLITVLAVTVIIIFSSMAAYALSRRGGKTSGIIFMLFVAAMLIPFQSVMIPLVSIFGKLELLNRGGLIFMYLGFGASLSIFLYHGTLSGIPKSLDEAATIDGANRFQIFWHIIFPMLKPVSVTVAILNIIWIWNDYLLPSLVINQQGMETIPLKMFFFFGEYTKQWHLALAGLTIAIIPVIIIYFFLQKQIIKGVSEGSVK from the coding sequence ATGAAAAAGAAAAAACAGAGCAGAATCATTCTGGAAATTCTCGGCATCATCCTTGCCCTGATCTGGCTTTCCCCGTTTTACCTGATGATCGTTAACTCTTTTAAGACGAAACGAGAAATGTTTGAAGATACTTTAAAGCTTCCGAATGTTTTTTCATTCGAGAATTACACGGTTGCTTTCGAGCGATTAGATTTTCTTAAAACCCTTTTCAACTCTGTCTTGATCACGGTACTGGCTGTGACCGTTATCATCATTTTTTCATCAATGGCTGCCTATGCCCTTTCAAGACGTGGAGGCAAAACAAGCGGGATCATTTTTATGCTGTTTGTAGCTGCAATGCTCATTCCATTCCAATCCGTTATGATTCCACTTGTGTCCATTTTTGGTAAGCTTGAATTGCTCAACAGAGGCGGACTGATTTTCATGTATCTTGGTTTTGGCGCCAGTTTGTCGATCTTCCTTTACCACGGAACGTTGAGCGGGATTCCGAAATCACTTGATGAAGCAGCAACAATCGATGGTGCGAACCGATTCCAGATATTCTGGCATATTATTTTCCCGATGCTAAAACCTGTGTCCGTTACAGTGGCAATCCTGAACATCATCTGGATCTGGAATGACTACCTGCTTCCTTCACTTGTCATCAATCAGCAAGGAATGGAAACAATTCCACTTAAGATGTTCTTCTTCTTTGGGGAATATACGAAGCAATGGCATCTGGCACTGGCAGGACTGACGATTGCGATCATTCCGGTCATCATTATTTACTTCTTCCTCCAAAAGCAAATCATCAAGGGAGTTTCAGAAGGCTCGGTAAAATAA